A single window of Ananas comosus cultivar F153 linkage group 17, ASM154086v1, whole genome shotgun sequence DNA harbors:
- the LOC109722710 gene encoding uncharacterized protein LOC109722710 isoform X1: protein MLPGELENGSFNGSFLILNLGNNTVGLGNPCMFPIPPKSLHQRSIDGAHDNSISIGNTNASSNIPTEESPRGSSEHKRNKMLSDESDDPDWVPGMRARKRSSSLALRAAKPNALSPPVGSNNSDISQRGFNGTTASGTGQPPQYLVGLLNFFGWKVLFRPGFDDYVYISPAGITFYSLPKAFETFLLGTSKYKEKLPVTSVGEFPLRSADNGKRLHETKRTSSVVGEGAAASMSIECVNLTQFSQKPDKVVENTRTCTEDNKAKKIAASSCLIANEAKTCNDDAHDERRNCKFRRSVRITRGDIIGASSVDAAQTKAASCRTKRDAVGDIVSEYPNNKVRKSNCRDIVVLETDRRNQKCVSNKKKLARVWRSRRGNRKRVPVDAEFNAENMVHDNLASSTSVDNNAVSGNFCANDKGSSGGDKKLGSSNITVSCQSIFSDDCAIAGTRKSMRINGKHVPVNNELECEMGADDGIFEHFKSATSRVAKKDKQELATSAEDDEMDVSTHVSDDMQFKHSDAKNFDCQNSKPHRQLESHDSKKNHNNEKIPISEMSSAKSRKTVVKESLISEKKKGNRACRLILRRKGKDDRNNRSPLETKYTMLSWLIDAGALTENEKVMYVSKSNTTNILSGLVTRVGICCDCCKEVMSLLKFEAHAGSNLQQPWSNIFLMSGKTLLQCLKEAWDQKKMESQTGVETVGIDDLDPSDDTCGVCADGGHLICCDGCPSTFHQECLMLKVLPEGCWYCPYCRCAICTASEYGLYGVPETLKLLICKQCGRKYHRKCSSGNDTLEMGLFCGEKCKKLANQLSNVIGVTNHMEGGFSWSLLQIFGEDEAVCSNYRMPFILECNAKLAMALSVLNECFLPLIDRRTGMDMIGQAVFSRGSRFDRLNFQGFYTVVLEKDGEIISVASLRFRGTNFAEMPFVGTRPIYQRQGMCHRLLRAVEQMLSSLHVEKLVIPAIPDLVETWTRSFSFKPLESALKDEIKNLSLVVFAETTMLEKRICSAAAAQEEAGDLQTNEICSSATGAEEAKEQPGFCGTGWWTLSFTAANDAQHNSSVAHIDSIYCALSFDDLIKIRD, encoded by the exons ATGTTACCTGGAGAATTGGAGAATGGCTCTTTCAATGGTTCCTTCTTGATACTTAATTTGGGGAACAATACAGTTGGATTGGGGAACCCTTGCATGTTTCCTATTCCGCCCAAATCTCTTCATCAGAGATCGATAGATGGGGCTCATGACAATTCAATCTCTATTGGGAACACAAATGCTAGTTCCAATATTCCCACAGAAGAATCACCTAGAGGATCATCGGAACATAAGAGGAATAAGATGTTATCTGATGAATCAGATGATCCTGACTGGGTGCCAGGGATGAGGGCTAGAAAGAGAAGCAGCAGTCTGGCTCTCAGAGCAGCAAAACCAAATGCACTTTCTCCTCCTGTCGGTAGTAACAATTCTGATATTTCACAGAGAGGTTTCAATGGTACAACTGCCTCAGGAACTGGACAGCCGCCGCAGTATCTGGTGGGCCTTTTGAACTTCTTCGGCTGGAAAGTGCTTTTTCGACCTGGGTTTGATGACTATGTTTATATATCTCCTGCTGGTATCACTTTCTACTCCCTTCCGAAGGCTTTTGAGACCTTTCTACTTGGTACTTCCAAGTATAAGGAGAAGCTGCCGGTGACATCTGTTGGAGAATTCCCTCTTAGAAGTGCTGATAATGGGAAGAGATTGCATGAGACAAAGAGGACGAGTTCAGTGGTTGGAGAGGGTGCCGCAGCTTCTATGTCAATTGAATGTGTTAATTTGACGCAATTCTCACAAAAGCCGGACAAAGTGGTTGAGAATACGAGAACCTGTACTGAAGATAATAAAGCGAAGAAGATTGCAGCGAGCAGCTGTTTGATCGCAAATGAAGCCAAAACTTGCAATGACGATGCACATGATGAAAGGAGAAATTGTAAATTTAGACGATCAGTTCGAATAACTAGGGGAGACATTATTGGAGCAAGTTCTGTGGATGCTGCTCAAACTAAGGCTGCATCATGTAGAACAAAAAGGGATGCAGTGGGTGATATAGTATCTGAATATCCAAATAATAAAGTTAGAAAGTCAAACTGTAGAGATATTGTTGTTTTAGAAACTGATCGAAGAAACCAAAAGTGTGTATCTAATAAGAAGAAGTTGGCTCGTGTTTGGCGGTCTAGGCGCGGAAATAGGAAACGTGTTCCCGTGGATGCTGAATTTAATGCTGAAAATATGGTTCATGACAACTTGGCTTCGAGCACGTCTGTTGATAATAATGCTGTTAGTGGGAATTTCTGTGCAAATGACAAAGGCTCTAGTGGTGGAGACAAAAAACTGGGTTCATCTAATATTACTGTTTCATGTCAATCTATTTTTAGTGATGATTGTGCTATAGCTGGAACTAGGAAATCAATGCGTATAAACGGAAAACACGTTCCTGTTAACAATGAATTGGAGTGTGAAATGGGTGCTGACGATGGCATATTTGAGCATTTTAAATCTGCAACTTCCAGAGTAGCAAAGAAGGACAAGCAGGAATTAGCAACTTCTGCTGAAGATGATGAAATGGATGTCAGCACTCATGTTTCTGATGATATGCAGTTCAAGCATAGTGATGCTAAGAACTTTGATTGCCAAAATTCCAAACCTCATAGACAGTTGGAGAGTCACGACTCAAAGAAAAACCATAATAATGAAAAGATTCCAATATCTGAAATGTCCTCTGCGAAAAGTCGGAAGACAGTTGTGAAAGAAAGTTTGATCAGTGAGAAGAAAAAGGGGAATCGAGCATGCCGACTAATTCTTAGGAGGAAAGGGAAAGACGACCGTAACAACAGATCTCCTCTAGAAACAAAATATACTATGCTGTCCTGGTTAATTGATGCAGGCGCTTTAACTGAAAATGAGAAAGTTATGTATGTATCAAAAAGCAATACAACTAATATTCTTAGTGGTTTGGTGACTAGAGTGGGAATTTGTTGTGACTGTTGTAAGGAGGTCATGTCATTGTTGAAATTTGAAGCTCATGCTGGTAGTAATCTTCAGCAACCTTGGAGTAACATTTTCCTGATGTCTGGAAAAACTCTATTACAATGCTTAAAAGAAGCTTGGGATCAGAAGAAGATGGAAAGCCAAACTGGTGTTGAAACAGTAGGAATTGATGATCTGGATCCTAGCGATGACACGTGCGGGGTTTGTGCAGATGGTGGGCACTTGATATGCTGTGATGGATGTCCTTCTACTTTCCATCAAGAATGTTTGATGCTTAAG GTTCTTCCAGAAGGCTGTTGGTACTGCCCTTACTGTAGATGTGCAATTTGCACAGCATCAGAATATGGATTGTATGGAGTTCCTGAGACTTTGAAATTGCTCATATGCAAACAATGTGGCCGTAAAT ATCACCGAAAATGTTCATCAGGAAATGATACACTTGAAATGGGTTTATTCTGTGGGGAGAAGTGCAAAAAG TTGGCGAATCAACTATCTAATGTAATAGGTGTTACAAATCATATGGAAGGTGGCTTCTCATGGTCTCTTTTACAAATTTTTGGTGAAGATGAGGCAGTATGCTCTAATTATAGAATGCCCTTTATACTGGAATGCAATGCCAAACTTGCCATGGCTCTCTCTGTGCTAAACGAGTGCTTTCTTCCTCTGATTGACCGAAGAACAGGCATGGACATGATTGGCCAAGCAGTTTTTAGCCGTGG ATCAAGGTTTGACCGGCTCAACTTCCAAGGATTTTACACAGTGGTTTTGGAGAAGGATGGAGAAATTATTTCAGTAGCTTCATTAAG GTTTCGAGGGACAAATTTTGCAGAAATGCCCTTTGTTGGTACACGACCGATATACCAGAGGCAAGGAATGTGTCATCGCCTTCTGCGAGCTGTCGAACAG ATGTTGTCGTCACTGCACGTAGAAAAGCTAGTAATTCCTGCCATACCTGATCTAGTGGAGACATGGACTCGGTCGTTCTCCTTCAAACCCTTGGAATCAGCTCTGAAGGATGAAATCAAGAACCTGAGCTTGGTGGTCTTTGCAGAGACAACTATGCTAGAGAAGCGCATATGCAGCGCAGCAGCAGCTCAAGAAGAGG CAGGTGATTTGCAGACTAATGAAATCTGTAGCTCTGCAACAGGCGCAGAGGAGGCCAAGGAACAACCGGGCTTTTGCGGTACAGGGTGGTGGACCCTCTCCTTCACTGCAGCTAATGATGCTCAACATAATTCATCCGTTGCCCATATTGACTCCATATATTGTGCCCTTTCCTTCGACGATCTTATCAAAATCAGAGACTGA
- the LOC109722710 gene encoding uncharacterized protein LOC109722710 isoform X3 — protein MLPGELENGSFNGSFLILNLGNNTVGLGNPCMFPIPPKSLHQRSIDGAHDNSISIGNTNASSNIPTEESPRGSSEHKRNKMLSDESDDPDWVPGMRARKRSSSLALRAAKPNALSPPVGSNNSDISQRGFNGTTASGTGQPPQYLVGLLNFFGWKVLFRPGFDDYVYISPAGITFYSLPKAFETFLLGTSKYKEKLPVTSVGEFPLRSADNGKRLHETKRTSSVVGEGAAASMSIECVNLTQFSQKPDKVVENTRTCTEDNKAKKIAASSCLIANEAKTCNDDAHDERRNCKFRRSVRITRGDIIGASSVDAAQTKAASCRTKRDAVGDIVSEYPNNKVRKSNCRDIVVLETDRRNQKCVSNKKKLARVWRSRRGNRKRVPVDAEFNAENMVHDNLASSTSVDNNAVSGNFCANDKGSSGGDKKLGSSNITVSCQSIFSDDCAIAGTRKSMRINGKHVPVNNELECEMGADDGIFEHFKSATSRVAKKDKQELATSAEDDEMDVSTHVSDDMQFKHSDAKNFDCQNSKPHRQLESHDSKKNHNNEKIPISEMSSAKSRKTVVKESLISEKKKGNRACRLILRRKGKDDRNNRSPLETKYTMLSWLIDAGALTENEKVMYVSKSNTTNILSGLVTRVGICCDCCKEVMSLLKFEAHAGSNLQQPWSNIFLMSGKTLLQCLKEAWDQKKMESQTGVETVGIDDLDPSDDTCGVCADGGHLICCDGCPSTFHQECLMLKVLPEGCWYCPYCRCAICTASEYGLYGVPETLKLLICKQCGRKYHRKCSSGNDTLEMGLFCGEKCKKLANQLSNVIGVTNHMEGGFSWSLLQIFGEDEAVCSNYRMPFILECNAKLAMALSVLNECFLPLIDRRTGMDMIGQAVFSRGSRFDRLNFQGFYTVVLEKDGEIISVASLRFRGTNFAEMPFVGTRPIYQRQGMCHRLLRAVEQMLSSLHVEKLVIPAIPDLVETWTRSFSFKPLESALKDEIKNLSLVVFAETTMLEKRICSAAAAQEEGAEEAKEQPGFCGTGWWTLSFTAANDAQHNSSVAHIDSIYCALSFDDLIKIRD, from the exons ATGTTACCTGGAGAATTGGAGAATGGCTCTTTCAATGGTTCCTTCTTGATACTTAATTTGGGGAACAATACAGTTGGATTGGGGAACCCTTGCATGTTTCCTATTCCGCCCAAATCTCTTCATCAGAGATCGATAGATGGGGCTCATGACAATTCAATCTCTATTGGGAACACAAATGCTAGTTCCAATATTCCCACAGAAGAATCACCTAGAGGATCATCGGAACATAAGAGGAATAAGATGTTATCTGATGAATCAGATGATCCTGACTGGGTGCCAGGGATGAGGGCTAGAAAGAGAAGCAGCAGTCTGGCTCTCAGAGCAGCAAAACCAAATGCACTTTCTCCTCCTGTCGGTAGTAACAATTCTGATATTTCACAGAGAGGTTTCAATGGTACAACTGCCTCAGGAACTGGACAGCCGCCGCAGTATCTGGTGGGCCTTTTGAACTTCTTCGGCTGGAAAGTGCTTTTTCGACCTGGGTTTGATGACTATGTTTATATATCTCCTGCTGGTATCACTTTCTACTCCCTTCCGAAGGCTTTTGAGACCTTTCTACTTGGTACTTCCAAGTATAAGGAGAAGCTGCCGGTGACATCTGTTGGAGAATTCCCTCTTAGAAGTGCTGATAATGGGAAGAGATTGCATGAGACAAAGAGGACGAGTTCAGTGGTTGGAGAGGGTGCCGCAGCTTCTATGTCAATTGAATGTGTTAATTTGACGCAATTCTCACAAAAGCCGGACAAAGTGGTTGAGAATACGAGAACCTGTACTGAAGATAATAAAGCGAAGAAGATTGCAGCGAGCAGCTGTTTGATCGCAAATGAAGCCAAAACTTGCAATGACGATGCACATGATGAAAGGAGAAATTGTAAATTTAGACGATCAGTTCGAATAACTAGGGGAGACATTATTGGAGCAAGTTCTGTGGATGCTGCTCAAACTAAGGCTGCATCATGTAGAACAAAAAGGGATGCAGTGGGTGATATAGTATCTGAATATCCAAATAATAAAGTTAGAAAGTCAAACTGTAGAGATATTGTTGTTTTAGAAACTGATCGAAGAAACCAAAAGTGTGTATCTAATAAGAAGAAGTTGGCTCGTGTTTGGCGGTCTAGGCGCGGAAATAGGAAACGTGTTCCCGTGGATGCTGAATTTAATGCTGAAAATATGGTTCATGACAACTTGGCTTCGAGCACGTCTGTTGATAATAATGCTGTTAGTGGGAATTTCTGTGCAAATGACAAAGGCTCTAGTGGTGGAGACAAAAAACTGGGTTCATCTAATATTACTGTTTCATGTCAATCTATTTTTAGTGATGATTGTGCTATAGCTGGAACTAGGAAATCAATGCGTATAAACGGAAAACACGTTCCTGTTAACAATGAATTGGAGTGTGAAATGGGTGCTGACGATGGCATATTTGAGCATTTTAAATCTGCAACTTCCAGAGTAGCAAAGAAGGACAAGCAGGAATTAGCAACTTCTGCTGAAGATGATGAAATGGATGTCAGCACTCATGTTTCTGATGATATGCAGTTCAAGCATAGTGATGCTAAGAACTTTGATTGCCAAAATTCCAAACCTCATAGACAGTTGGAGAGTCACGACTCAAAGAAAAACCATAATAATGAAAAGATTCCAATATCTGAAATGTCCTCTGCGAAAAGTCGGAAGACAGTTGTGAAAGAAAGTTTGATCAGTGAGAAGAAAAAGGGGAATCGAGCATGCCGACTAATTCTTAGGAGGAAAGGGAAAGACGACCGTAACAACAGATCTCCTCTAGAAACAAAATATACTATGCTGTCCTGGTTAATTGATGCAGGCGCTTTAACTGAAAATGAGAAAGTTATGTATGTATCAAAAAGCAATACAACTAATATTCTTAGTGGTTTGGTGACTAGAGTGGGAATTTGTTGTGACTGTTGTAAGGAGGTCATGTCATTGTTGAAATTTGAAGCTCATGCTGGTAGTAATCTTCAGCAACCTTGGAGTAACATTTTCCTGATGTCTGGAAAAACTCTATTACAATGCTTAAAAGAAGCTTGGGATCAGAAGAAGATGGAAAGCCAAACTGGTGTTGAAACAGTAGGAATTGATGATCTGGATCCTAGCGATGACACGTGCGGGGTTTGTGCAGATGGTGGGCACTTGATATGCTGTGATGGATGTCCTTCTACTTTCCATCAAGAATGTTTGATGCTTAAG GTTCTTCCAGAAGGCTGTTGGTACTGCCCTTACTGTAGATGTGCAATTTGCACAGCATCAGAATATGGATTGTATGGAGTTCCTGAGACTTTGAAATTGCTCATATGCAAACAATGTGGCCGTAAAT ATCACCGAAAATGTTCATCAGGAAATGATACACTTGAAATGGGTTTATTCTGTGGGGAGAAGTGCAAAAAG TTGGCGAATCAACTATCTAATGTAATAGGTGTTACAAATCATATGGAAGGTGGCTTCTCATGGTCTCTTTTACAAATTTTTGGTGAAGATGAGGCAGTATGCTCTAATTATAGAATGCCCTTTATACTGGAATGCAATGCCAAACTTGCCATGGCTCTCTCTGTGCTAAACGAGTGCTTTCTTCCTCTGATTGACCGAAGAACAGGCATGGACATGATTGGCCAAGCAGTTTTTAGCCGTGG ATCAAGGTTTGACCGGCTCAACTTCCAAGGATTTTACACAGTGGTTTTGGAGAAGGATGGAGAAATTATTTCAGTAGCTTCATTAAG GTTTCGAGGGACAAATTTTGCAGAAATGCCCTTTGTTGGTACACGACCGATATACCAGAGGCAAGGAATGTGTCATCGCCTTCTGCGAGCTGTCGAACAG ATGTTGTCGTCACTGCACGTAGAAAAGCTAGTAATTCCTGCCATACCTGATCTAGTGGAGACATGGACTCGGTCGTTCTCCTTCAAACCCTTGGAATCAGCTCTGAAGGATGAAATCAAGAACCTGAGCTTGGTGGTCTTTGCAGAGACAACTATGCTAGAGAAGCGCATATGCAGCGCAGCAGCAGCTCAAGAAGAGG GCGCAGAGGAGGCCAAGGAACAACCGGGCTTTTGCGGTACAGGGTGGTGGACCCTCTCCTTCACTGCAGCTAATGATGCTCAACATAATTCATCCGTTGCCCATATTGACTCCATATATTGTGCCCTTTCCTTCGACGATCTTATCAAAATCAGAGACTGA
- the LOC109722710 gene encoding uncharacterized protein LOC109722710 isoform X2, with protein MLPGELENGSFNGSFLILNLGNNTVGLGNPCMFPIPPKSLHQRSIDGAHDNSISIGNTNASSNIPTEESPRGSSEHKRNKMLSDESDDPDWVPGMRARKRSSSLALRAAKPNALSPPVGSNNSDISQRGFNGTTASGTGQPPQYLVGLLNFFGWKVLFRPGFDDYVYISPAGITFYSLPKAFETFLLGTSKYKEKLPVTSVGEFPLRSADNGKRLHETKRTSSVVGEGAAASMSIECVNLTQFSQKPDKVVENTRTCTEDNKAKKIAASSCLIANEAKTCNDDAHDERRNCKFRRSVRITRGDIIGASSVDAAQTKAASCRTKRDAVGDIVSEYPNNKVRKSNCRDIVVLETDRRNQKCVSNKKKLARVWRSRRGNRKRVPVDAEFNAENMVHDNLASSTSVDNNAVSGNFCANDKGSSGGDKKLGSSNITVSCQSIFSDDCAIAGTRKSMRINGKHVPVNNELECEMGADDGIFEHFKSATSRVAKKDKQELATSAEDDEMDVSTHVSDDMQFKHSDAKNFDCQNSKPHRQLESHDSKKNHNNEKIPISEMSSAKSRKTVVKESLISEKKKGNRACRLILRRKGKDDRNNRSPLETKYTMLSWLIDAGALTENEKVMYVSKSNTTNILSGLVTRVGICCDCCKEVMSLLKFEAHAGSNLQQPWSNIFLMSGKTLLQCLKEAWDQKKMESQTGVETVGIDDLDPSDDTCGVCADGGHLICCDGCPSTFHQECLMLKVLPEGCWYCPYCRCAICTASEYGLYGVPETLKLLICKQCGRKYHRKCSSGNDTLEMGLFCGEKCKKLANQLSNVIGVTNHMEGGFSWSLLQIFGEDEAVCSNYRMPFILECNAKLAMALSVLNECFLPLIDRRTGMDMIGQAVFSRGSRFDRLNFQGFYTVVLEKDGEIISVASLRFRGTNFAEMPFVGTRPIYQRQGMCHRLLRAVEQMLSSLHVEKLVIPAIPDLVETWTRSFSFKPLESALKDEIKNLSLVVFAETTMLEKRICSAAAAQEEGDLQTNEICSSATGAEEAKEQPGFCGTGWWTLSFTAANDAQHNSSVAHIDSIYCALSFDDLIKIRD; from the exons ATGTTACCTGGAGAATTGGAGAATGGCTCTTTCAATGGTTCCTTCTTGATACTTAATTTGGGGAACAATACAGTTGGATTGGGGAACCCTTGCATGTTTCCTATTCCGCCCAAATCTCTTCATCAGAGATCGATAGATGGGGCTCATGACAATTCAATCTCTATTGGGAACACAAATGCTAGTTCCAATATTCCCACAGAAGAATCACCTAGAGGATCATCGGAACATAAGAGGAATAAGATGTTATCTGATGAATCAGATGATCCTGACTGGGTGCCAGGGATGAGGGCTAGAAAGAGAAGCAGCAGTCTGGCTCTCAGAGCAGCAAAACCAAATGCACTTTCTCCTCCTGTCGGTAGTAACAATTCTGATATTTCACAGAGAGGTTTCAATGGTACAACTGCCTCAGGAACTGGACAGCCGCCGCAGTATCTGGTGGGCCTTTTGAACTTCTTCGGCTGGAAAGTGCTTTTTCGACCTGGGTTTGATGACTATGTTTATATATCTCCTGCTGGTATCACTTTCTACTCCCTTCCGAAGGCTTTTGAGACCTTTCTACTTGGTACTTCCAAGTATAAGGAGAAGCTGCCGGTGACATCTGTTGGAGAATTCCCTCTTAGAAGTGCTGATAATGGGAAGAGATTGCATGAGACAAAGAGGACGAGTTCAGTGGTTGGAGAGGGTGCCGCAGCTTCTATGTCAATTGAATGTGTTAATTTGACGCAATTCTCACAAAAGCCGGACAAAGTGGTTGAGAATACGAGAACCTGTACTGAAGATAATAAAGCGAAGAAGATTGCAGCGAGCAGCTGTTTGATCGCAAATGAAGCCAAAACTTGCAATGACGATGCACATGATGAAAGGAGAAATTGTAAATTTAGACGATCAGTTCGAATAACTAGGGGAGACATTATTGGAGCAAGTTCTGTGGATGCTGCTCAAACTAAGGCTGCATCATGTAGAACAAAAAGGGATGCAGTGGGTGATATAGTATCTGAATATCCAAATAATAAAGTTAGAAAGTCAAACTGTAGAGATATTGTTGTTTTAGAAACTGATCGAAGAAACCAAAAGTGTGTATCTAATAAGAAGAAGTTGGCTCGTGTTTGGCGGTCTAGGCGCGGAAATAGGAAACGTGTTCCCGTGGATGCTGAATTTAATGCTGAAAATATGGTTCATGACAACTTGGCTTCGAGCACGTCTGTTGATAATAATGCTGTTAGTGGGAATTTCTGTGCAAATGACAAAGGCTCTAGTGGTGGAGACAAAAAACTGGGTTCATCTAATATTACTGTTTCATGTCAATCTATTTTTAGTGATGATTGTGCTATAGCTGGAACTAGGAAATCAATGCGTATAAACGGAAAACACGTTCCTGTTAACAATGAATTGGAGTGTGAAATGGGTGCTGACGATGGCATATTTGAGCATTTTAAATCTGCAACTTCCAGAGTAGCAAAGAAGGACAAGCAGGAATTAGCAACTTCTGCTGAAGATGATGAAATGGATGTCAGCACTCATGTTTCTGATGATATGCAGTTCAAGCATAGTGATGCTAAGAACTTTGATTGCCAAAATTCCAAACCTCATAGACAGTTGGAGAGTCACGACTCAAAGAAAAACCATAATAATGAAAAGATTCCAATATCTGAAATGTCCTCTGCGAAAAGTCGGAAGACAGTTGTGAAAGAAAGTTTGATCAGTGAGAAGAAAAAGGGGAATCGAGCATGCCGACTAATTCTTAGGAGGAAAGGGAAAGACGACCGTAACAACAGATCTCCTCTAGAAACAAAATATACTATGCTGTCCTGGTTAATTGATGCAGGCGCTTTAACTGAAAATGAGAAAGTTATGTATGTATCAAAAAGCAATACAACTAATATTCTTAGTGGTTTGGTGACTAGAGTGGGAATTTGTTGTGACTGTTGTAAGGAGGTCATGTCATTGTTGAAATTTGAAGCTCATGCTGGTAGTAATCTTCAGCAACCTTGGAGTAACATTTTCCTGATGTCTGGAAAAACTCTATTACAATGCTTAAAAGAAGCTTGGGATCAGAAGAAGATGGAAAGCCAAACTGGTGTTGAAACAGTAGGAATTGATGATCTGGATCCTAGCGATGACACGTGCGGGGTTTGTGCAGATGGTGGGCACTTGATATGCTGTGATGGATGTCCTTCTACTTTCCATCAAGAATGTTTGATGCTTAAG GTTCTTCCAGAAGGCTGTTGGTACTGCCCTTACTGTAGATGTGCAATTTGCACAGCATCAGAATATGGATTGTATGGAGTTCCTGAGACTTTGAAATTGCTCATATGCAAACAATGTGGCCGTAAAT ATCACCGAAAATGTTCATCAGGAAATGATACACTTGAAATGGGTTTATTCTGTGGGGAGAAGTGCAAAAAG TTGGCGAATCAACTATCTAATGTAATAGGTGTTACAAATCATATGGAAGGTGGCTTCTCATGGTCTCTTTTACAAATTTTTGGTGAAGATGAGGCAGTATGCTCTAATTATAGAATGCCCTTTATACTGGAATGCAATGCCAAACTTGCCATGGCTCTCTCTGTGCTAAACGAGTGCTTTCTTCCTCTGATTGACCGAAGAACAGGCATGGACATGATTGGCCAAGCAGTTTTTAGCCGTGG ATCAAGGTTTGACCGGCTCAACTTCCAAGGATTTTACACAGTGGTTTTGGAGAAGGATGGAGAAATTATTTCAGTAGCTTCATTAAG GTTTCGAGGGACAAATTTTGCAGAAATGCCCTTTGTTGGTACACGACCGATATACCAGAGGCAAGGAATGTGTCATCGCCTTCTGCGAGCTGTCGAACAG ATGTTGTCGTCACTGCACGTAGAAAAGCTAGTAATTCCTGCCATACCTGATCTAGTGGAGACATGGACTCGGTCGTTCTCCTTCAAACCCTTGGAATCAGCTCTGAAGGATGAAATCAAGAACCTGAGCTTGGTGGTCTTTGCAGAGACAACTATGCTAGAGAAGCGCATATGCAGCGCAGCAGCAGCTCAAGAAGAGG GTGATTTGCAGACTAATGAAATCTGTAGCTCTGCAACAGGCGCAGAGGAGGCCAAGGAACAACCGGGCTTTTGCGGTACAGGGTGGTGGACCCTCTCCTTCACTGCAGCTAATGATGCTCAACATAATTCATCCGTTGCCCATATTGACTCCATATATTGTGCCCTTTCCTTCGACGATCTTATCAAAATCAGAGACTGA